TTAGGTAATCCCAGCCGTTTTCTATGGCAAGTTGACAAAGTTTCTTTTTTTCTTCGTCTGTTAAGTAGCAACATTCAAGGATAAGTTTTATTACCTTTCCTTCGGATAGAGACCGAATAGTTTTCAGTTCTTCTTCTACTTTTTTCCACTTTTTTTCCTTTACATTACTTACGTCGACTACGACATCAAGTTCTCCTGCTCCTTCTTTAAGGGAATTCTCAACTTCTTTCAGTTTTAGTTCGAGAGGAATGGCTGAAAGAGGAAAGCTAATTACTGTAGAGATCTTCTCCGAGGGGAGAATTTCCCTTGCTATTCTAATATGCTTGGGGAAAACACAAAGAGTTGCGAAGTTAAACTTTATAGTATCTTTTGCTGCGTGAATAACGTCCCTCTCGGTAGTTGTGGATTTTAGAACAGAAAAGTCTATTTTTGAAAGGATAGAGTTTTCCATTATAGATTTCCTCATAAATTTTGTGAACTCAATTTTACATTATAAAAATGAAGGAGGGAAAAATGCGTTTAAATAAATTCTTAGCCTACGCTGGACTTGGAGCAAGAAGAAAGGTTGAAGAGTTTAT
The window above is part of the Desulfurobacteriaceae bacterium genome. Proteins encoded here:
- the deoC gene encoding deoxyribose-phosphate aldolase; its protein translation is MENSILSKIDFSVLKSTTTERDVIHAAKDTIKFNFATLCVFPKHIRIAREILPSEKISTVISFPLSAIPLELKLKEVENSLKEGAGELDVVVDVSNVKEKKWKKVEEELKTIRSLSEGKVIKLILECCYLTDEEKKKLCQLAIENGWDYLKTSTGYGIRGATYEDVKVLLKCSNGRIKVKAAGGVRTYQKAKSYIDLGVQRIGTSSAKEIAYEVLHSR